A genomic window from Gemmatimonadaceae bacterium includes:
- a CDS encoding ribonuclease HII: protein MAAGGDRQAARGRRHRWSPLERELRQTIGPLIAGVDEVGRGPLAGPVVACAVVMPPALRAIAGVDDSKQLSARDRERLAALIRERALAVALGAASVREIDEINIYKATVLAMRRALARLTVLPDHVIVDGKPIRTLGVPHTAVVGGDGRCYSVACASIVAKVTRDRLMRSLARRHPLYHWERNVGYGTPAHMEALWVHGATVHHRRSFLPREQGEIFG from the coding sequence ATGGCGGCCGGCGGTGACCGCCAGGCGGCCCGCGGCCGGCGTCACCGTTGGAGCCCGCTCGAACGCGAACTCCGGCAGACCATAGGCCCGCTCATCGCGGGCGTGGATGAAGTGGGACGGGGCCCCCTCGCGGGCCCCGTCGTCGCATGCGCGGTGGTCATGCCCCCGGCACTCCGCGCCATCGCCGGCGTCGACGACTCCAAGCAGCTCTCGGCGCGCGACCGCGAGCGACTGGCCGCGCTGATCCGCGAGCGGGCCCTGGCCGTGGCCCTCGGCGCCGCCAGCGTGCGCGAGATCGACGAGATCAACATCTACAAGGCCACCGTGCTGGCCATGCGCCGCGCGCTCGCGCGACTGACCGTGCTGCCCGACCACGTGATCGTGGACGGCAAGCCCATCCGCACCCTCGGCGTGCCGCACACCGCCGTCGTGGGTGGCGACGGCCGGTGCTACAGCGTGGCGTGCGCGTCGATCGTGGCCAAGGTCACCAGGGACCGGCTCATGCGGTCGCTGGCCCGCCGGCACCCGCTCTACCACTGGGAGCGCAACGTGGGCTACGGTACGCCGGCCCATATGGAGGCGCTCTGGGTGCACGGCGCCACGGTGCACCACCGGCGGTCGTTTCTTCCGCGAGAGCAGGGCGAGATCTTCGGGTAG
- the rpsP gene encoding 30S ribosomal protein S16: MAVKIRLRRTGRSKQPYYRIVIADSRSPRDGRFIEIIGQYAPRQGETALNLKTDRVNHWLDNGAQPTDTVRSLLRKAGVLKTRHEARLAEKLKASAVAVDAPTES; the protein is encoded by the coding sequence ATGGCCGTCAAGATCCGCCTGCGCCGCACCGGCCGCAGCAAGCAGCCCTACTACCGTATCGTCATCGCCGACTCCCGCAGTCCGCGCGACGGCCGGTTCATCGAGATCATCGGGCAGTACGCGCCGCGCCAGGGCGAGACGGCGCTCAATCTCAAGACCGATCGCGTGAATCACTGGCTCGACAACGGCGCCCAGCCCACCGACACGGTGCGCTCGCTGCTCCGCAAGGCCGGCGTCCTCAAGACGCGCCACGAGGCGCGGCTCGCCGAGAAGCTCAAGGCCAGCGCCGTCGCCGTCGACGCGCCCACCGAGAGCTAG
- the trmD gene encoding tRNA (guanosine(37)-N1)-methyltransferase TrmD yields the protein MLRVNVVTIFPDFFAGPLGLSIPARARAAGSVEYRVADLRDYTHDRHRTVDDYPYGGGAGMVMKPGPFFEAVEALEARAPIVLVSARGRQFTHADAARFAAGSELTVLCGHYKDVDQRVADHLATEELSLGPFVLSGGEPAALAIIDATVRLLPGAMSDHDSARTDSFYDDAGLSAPSYTRPPEFRGLAVPEVLLSGDHKRIAEWRRAEGARLTRHADDRDRGSSEE from the coding sequence ATGCTCCGCGTCAACGTCGTCACCATCTTCCCCGACTTCTTCGCCGGCCCTCTCGGGCTCAGCATCCCGGCGCGCGCCAGGGCCGCCGGCAGCGTGGAGTACCGCGTGGCCGACCTCCGCGACTACACGCACGACCGCCATCGCACGGTGGACGACTATCCGTACGGCGGTGGGGCGGGGATGGTCATGAAGCCCGGACCGTTCTTCGAAGCGGTCGAAGCGCTCGAGGCCCGGGCCCCGATCGTGCTCGTCTCGGCGCGCGGCCGGCAGTTCACGCACGCCGATGCGGCGCGCTTTGCCGCGGGCTCCGAGCTCACCGTCCTCTGCGGCCACTACAAGGACGTGGATCAGCGGGTGGCCGACCACCTGGCCACCGAGGAGCTGTCGCTCGGCCCGTTCGTGCTCAGCGGAGGCGAGCCGGCCGCGCTGGCCATCATCGACGCCACGGTGCGGCTCCTGCCCGGCGCGATGTCCGATCACGACAGCGCCCGCACCGACTCGTTCTACGACGACGCGGGCTTGAGCGCCCCCAGCTACACCCGCCCGCCGGAATTTCGAGGGCTGGCCGTGCCCGAAGTCCTGCTCTCCGGCGACCACAAGCGCATCGCCGAATGGCGCCGCGCCGAGGGCGCGCGGCTCACCAGGCACGCCGACGACCGCGACCGCGGGTCCTCCGAGGAATAG
- the lon gene encoding endopeptidase La, translating to MPKVSRQEDLFDALLPRTLPLMALRSTIVFPHGTIAVQMGAPENLSLLNENPEPGVVVALVVATGEAEDPLDTETLVNRIGVAARVHERINLPGNTVQITLQGMQRILIEGIQQTEPYPVAIVRDAAETPVDAGDGRELITRVIASAETLADLVEKISADVPSILRMNVADPGRFADLAATNLSFRIADRDEVLQRLDVGQRLRFVLTRLEREVARARVMEDVKKQTEVKIEEHQREFYLRQQLRAIQSELGEADPNEKDVLDLLKRIEDAGLPEKALVEAKREAERLRMLAPASSEYQVVRTYLDWLLALPWSTNSGRHEIELAKVQEALDARHYGLDEAKERILEFLAVRKLRGGASQGPILCFVGPPGTGKTSLGEAIGAAIGRACYRISVGGVRDEAEIRGHRRTYVGAMPGLILQALRRVQVNDPILMIDEIDKMSGGGPSGDPAAAMLEVLDPMQNRTFTDHYLNLAFDLSSALFICTANNLFDIPGPLRDRMEVIKIAGYTVEEKVEIAWRYLVPKLLGEHGLGEVDIQFTDESLSFISNRYSREAGLRNFERNLAAILRKRARRKAEGEEGAWVIDEGRVEALLGVPHYVTEPAEQEPEVGVVTGLAWTASGGDLIVIEALRMPGSGRLTVTGQLGDVMRESVDAAHSYVRSRASQLAIADSTFKEHDLHIHLPAGAIPKDGPSAGITITLAIASVLSQRPVRRDLAMTGEVTLRGKVLEIGGVKEKVLAAYRSGLREVILPKANEKDLRDVPPEVRQHMAFTFVDRMDQVLQLALLDPEGRRARPPRRRSGDGTSRETPSSGESLAADAP from the coding sequence ATGCCCAAGGTCTCTCGGCAGGAAGACCTCTTCGACGCGCTGTTACCGCGCACGCTGCCGCTCATGGCGTTGCGGTCCACGATCGTCTTCCCCCACGGCACCATCGCCGTGCAGATGGGCGCCCCCGAGAACCTCTCGCTGTTGAACGAGAACCCCGAGCCCGGGGTGGTGGTGGCGCTGGTGGTGGCGACGGGAGAGGCCGAGGATCCGCTGGACACCGAGACGCTGGTGAACCGGATCGGGGTGGCGGCGCGGGTGCACGAGCGGATCAACCTGCCCGGGAACACGGTGCAGATAACGCTCCAGGGGATGCAGCGCATTCTGATCGAGGGCATCCAGCAGACCGAGCCGTATCCGGTGGCGATCGTCCGCGACGCCGCCGAGACGCCGGTGGACGCGGGCGATGGGCGCGAGCTGATCACGCGCGTGATCGCCTCGGCGGAGACGCTGGCCGACCTGGTGGAGAAGATCTCGGCGGACGTGCCGTCGATCCTGCGGATGAACGTGGCGGACCCGGGGCGATTTGCCGATCTGGCGGCCACGAACCTGAGCTTCCGCATCGCCGACCGCGACGAGGTATTGCAGCGGTTGGACGTGGGGCAGCGGCTGCGGTTTGTGCTCACGCGGCTGGAGCGCGAGGTGGCGCGGGCGCGCGTGATGGAGGACGTGAAGAAGCAGACCGAGGTGAAGATCGAGGAGCACCAGCGCGAGTTCTACCTGCGCCAGCAGCTGCGGGCGATCCAGAGCGAGTTGGGCGAAGCCGATCCGAACGAGAAGGACGTGCTGGATCTGCTCAAGCGCATCGAGGACGCGGGGCTGCCGGAGAAGGCGCTGGTGGAGGCGAAGCGCGAGGCGGAGCGGCTGCGGATGCTGGCGCCGGCATCGAGCGAGTATCAGGTAGTGCGCACCTACCTCGATTGGCTGCTGGCGCTGCCGTGGAGCACAAATTCGGGCCGTCACGAGATCGAGTTGGCCAAGGTGCAGGAGGCGCTGGACGCGCGGCATTACGGGCTGGACGAGGCCAAGGAGCGGATTCTCGAATTCCTGGCCGTGCGCAAGCTGCGCGGCGGGGCCTCGCAGGGACCGATCCTCTGTTTCGTGGGGCCCCCGGGCACGGGCAAGACGTCGCTGGGCGAGGCGATCGGGGCGGCGATCGGGCGGGCGTGCTACCGGATCTCGGTGGGCGGCGTGCGCGACGAGGCGGAGATCCGCGGGCACCGGCGCACATACGTGGGGGCGATGCCGGGGCTGATCCTGCAGGCGCTGCGCCGCGTGCAGGTGAACGACCCGATCCTGATGATCGACGAGATCGACAAGATGTCGGGGGGCGGGCCGTCGGGCGATCCGGCGGCGGCGATGCTCGAGGTGCTGGATCCGATGCAGAACAGGACGTTCACGGATCACTACCTCAATCTGGCGTTCGACCTGTCGTCGGCGCTGTTCATCTGCACGGCGAACAACCTGTTCGACATCCCGGGCCCGTTGCGCGACCGCATGGAGGTCATCAAGATCGCGGGCTACACCGTGGAGGAGAAAGTCGAGATCGCGTGGCGCTACCTGGTGCCCAAGCTGCTGGGCGAGCACGGGCTGGGCGAGGTGGACATCCAGTTCACGGACGAATCGCTGAGCTTCATCTCCAACCGCTACTCGCGCGAGGCGGGGCTGCGCAATTTCGAGCGCAATCTGGCGGCGATCCTGCGCAAGCGGGCGCGGCGCAAGGCGGAGGGTGAAGAGGGCGCGTGGGTGATCGACGAGGGGCGGGTGGAGGCGCTGCTGGGGGTGCCGCACTACGTGACCGAACCCGCCGAGCAGGAGCCGGAGGTGGGGGTGGTGACGGGGCTGGCGTGGACGGCGAGCGGGGGCGACCTGATCGTGATCGAGGCGCTGCGCATGCCGGGCTCGGGGCGGCTGACGGTGACCGGGCAGTTGGGCGACGTGATGCGTGAATCCGTGGACGCGGCGCACTCGTACGTTCGATCGCGGGCCAGCCAGCTCGCGATCGCCGATTCCACGTTCAAGGAGCACGACCTGCACATCCATCTGCCGGCGGGGGCGATCCCCAAGGACGGCCCGAGCGCGGGGATCACGATCACGCTGGCGATCGCGAGCGTGCTGAGCCAGCGGCCGGTGCGGCGCGACCTGGCGATGACGGGCGAGGTGACGCTGCGCGGCAAGGTGCTGGAGATCGGCGGCGTGAAGGAGAAGGTGCTGGCGGCGTACCGGTCGGGGCTGCGCGAGGTGATCCTGCCCAAGGCCAACGAGAAGGATCTGCGCGACGTGCCGCCGGAGGTGCGCCAGCACATGGCGTTCACCTTCGTGGATCGCATGGACCAGGTGCTGCAGCTCGCGCTGCTCGACCCGGAAGGCCGGCGGGCGCGTCCCCCGCGGCGGCGGTCCGGCGACGGGACGTCGCGCGAGACGCCCTCGTCGGGAGAGTCGCTCGCCGCCGACGCGCCGTAA
- the rimM gene encoding ribosome maturation factor RimM (Essential for efficient processing of 16S rRNA), translated as MTTPEFLIVGRVRKAHGIHGELVVEPITDGPDAIFAPGRRVLAGTHTGELPAHPRELHVSTVRPMGDGFLVKFDEVPDRTAADTWRGRYLLLPSAEVPPPDEHEIYVHDLLGMRVVLASGEPVGDVEEVYELPQGLALDIRRARGTVMVPFDDRVVTAVDREARLITIDPPAGLLD; from the coding sequence ATGACCACGCCCGAGTTCCTCATCGTCGGGCGGGTTCGCAAGGCACACGGCATTCACGGCGAACTCGTCGTCGAGCCGATCACCGACGGGCCGGACGCGATCTTCGCGCCCGGCCGTCGCGTTCTTGCGGGCACGCATACCGGGGAGCTGCCCGCCCACCCCCGCGAGCTCCACGTGAGCACGGTGCGCCCCATGGGCGACGGCTTCCTCGTCAAATTCGACGAGGTGCCCGACCGCACCGCCGCTGACACGTGGCGCGGTCGCTACCTGCTCCTGCCCAGCGCCGAAGTGCCGCCGCCCGACGAACACGAGATCTACGTCCATGACCTGCTCGGCATGCGCGTGGTGCTCGCGTCCGGAGAGCCCGTGGGCGATGTGGAAGAGGTGTACGAACTGCCCCAGGGCCTCGCCCTCGACATCCGCCGCGCCCGCGGCACCGTCATGGTCCCGTTCGACGACCGCGTCGTGACCGCCGTGGACCGCGAGGCGCGCCTCATCACCATCGATCCGCCCGCCGGGTTGCTCGACTGA
- the rplS gene encoding 50S ribosomal protein L19, whose product MHAFIETQKEWIRTDLPAFRPGDTLRVNVRVKEGDKERIQAFEGVCIARRGAGVSETFTVRKISNGVGVERIFPVHSPMIGDLVIVRRGRVRRAKLYYLRHLTGKATRIKERKAKVAVPVTGSAEAE is encoded by the coding sequence ATGCACGCGTTCATCGAAACCCAAAAAGAATGGATCCGCACCGACCTGCCCGCCTTCCGTCCCGGCGACACGCTCCGCGTGAATGTCCGCGTCAAGGAAGGCGATAAGGAGCGCATCCAGGCGTTCGAAGGCGTGTGCATCGCGCGTCGCGGCGCTGGTGTGAGCGAGACGTTCACCGTCCGCAAGATCTCCAACGGCGTGGGCGTGGAGCGCATCTTCCCCGTGCACAGTCCGATGATCGGCGATCTCGTGATCGTGCGCCGCGGCCGCGTGCGTCGCGCCAAGCTGTACTATCTGCGCCACCTCACCGGCAAGGCCACGCGCATCAAAGAGCGCAAGGCCAAGGTGGCGGTTCCGGTCACGGGTTCCGCCGAGGCCGAGTGA
- a CDS encoding SusC/RagA family TonB-linked outer membrane protein — translation MRLGRWKLFAAGAAALLLMVTASSVKAQGTVTGRVTATGTNEPLSDSRVMLAGTSLRTVTGADGRYTLRDVPAGAVEVRVIRVGYRELKKPVTVVTGETATLDFSMTQAVVQLSEIVTTATGEQRRVEIGNSVSTLGNVDQKVETTPVNNLADLMVAKSPGVVVLPGAMTGSAPTVRIRGIGSLATAGSGISNDPIYVIDGVRMNTSTLNLGTGGTSASLLNDLDPNEIQDVEIVKGPSAATLYGTDAANGVIVITTKRGRAGATRWSWFGEQGAVDDRNKYPTTYATWGHSATTGTLQRCTLVSQSLGSCVADSLTSFNVLTNPATTPFTVGNRNMYGMQTSGGSDQVRFFVSGDVQNEIGPITMPKFAQATLVDTMGTPMRDEWLHPEQFQSYNLRTNLSASLSPRFDLTMTAGYSNTNQRLPQTDNNTYSFIYSALNNPGFNHSGLGYNELGSLGEFRNGYGGFSPAQTFQVYHANGTQRFIGSADAQWRPFSWMTNQGTAGIDLANNDEIQICRFGECPNSGTQRQGSVSQTQTNFRNVSAKLVSNSHWQARSNLIVTTTVGADYTNGETDGVFGSGTNLPPGAQTVGAAATKNAGNTLQTVNKTLGVYVQEEAAFRDRMFLTVAARTDQNSSFGTQFQRIVYPKASLSWIISDERFFPKYSWLNQFRLRSAYGASGVSPGGTVALRTYAAQTANIAAIAGTTNSADLPGLLAAALGNPNLKPERSAEFEGGFEATVVDNRAHLSFTYYNKQTHDALISQQLAASSGASSLSVLKNLASVENSGLELEVDASLIDTRALGWDVTVSASHNSNKILSLGKDPSGKPNLTIGTGVYRDSVGLPVNAAFSRPYTFADSNHDGIITPNEVTVSGKYVYAGYTAPRDIFSVTNGFDLLNHKLRITVLTDYKGGNILYNQSYSFYSQNFSTWYSNNLKSTSLKDQARGVANSSAKNPTPSNYGFLENGQFWKLREVSAALTLPQVVANRIRARDAQLVFSARNLHTWTPYTGVDPESNYATGDTQTDFSTLAPPTYFIVRLNLHY, via the coding sequence ATGCGTTTGGGACGCTGGAAGCTGTTCGCGGCCGGTGCGGCCGCGCTACTCCTGATGGTCACCGCGTCGTCCGTGAAGGCACAGGGTACCGTGACCGGACGCGTTACGGCCACCGGTACGAACGAACCGCTCAGTGACAGCCGCGTGATGCTCGCGGGAACGAGCCTCCGGACGGTAACCGGAGCGGACGGCCGATATACGCTCCGGGACGTACCGGCGGGCGCGGTCGAGGTTCGCGTCATTCGCGTGGGCTACCGCGAACTCAAGAAGCCGGTCACCGTCGTCACCGGTGAGACCGCGACGCTGGACTTCTCGATGACGCAGGCGGTCGTCCAGCTGTCGGAGATCGTCACCACCGCCACGGGTGAACAACGGCGCGTGGAGATCGGAAACTCGGTGTCCACCCTGGGCAACGTGGACCAGAAGGTCGAGACCACGCCGGTCAACAACCTGGCCGACCTGATGGTGGCCAAGTCGCCGGGCGTGGTGGTGCTGCCGGGCGCAATGACGGGCTCGGCGCCCACGGTCCGCATCCGCGGCATCGGCTCGCTGGCCACCGCCGGCAGCGGCATCAGCAACGACCCGATCTACGTGATCGACGGCGTGCGCATGAACACGAGCACGCTCAACCTGGGCACGGGCGGCACGAGCGCCAGCCTGCTCAACGACCTCGATCCCAACGAGATCCAGGACGTGGAGATCGTGAAGGGGCCGTCGGCGGCTACGCTGTATGGCACCGACGCCGCCAACGGCGTGATCGTGATCACCACCAAGCGGGGCCGGGCGGGCGCCACGCGCTGGTCCTGGTTCGGCGAGCAGGGCGCGGTGGACGATCGGAACAAGTATCCCACCACCTACGCCACGTGGGGGCACAGCGCCACCACCGGCACCCTGCAGCGCTGCACGCTCGTCAGCCAGAGCCTGGGTAGTTGCGTGGCCGACAGCCTCACCTCGTTCAACGTGCTGACCAATCCGGCCACCACGCCGTTCACGGTCGGCAACCGGAACATGTACGGCATGCAGACCAGCGGCGGCTCCGACCAGGTGCGGTTCTTCGTGAGCGGCGACGTCCAGAACGAGATCGGGCCGATCACGATGCCCAAGTTCGCGCAGGCCACCCTGGTGGACACCATGGGCACGCCGATGCGCGACGAATGGCTGCACCCGGAGCAGTTCCAGTCGTACAACCTGCGCACGAACCTGAGCGCCAGTCTCTCGCCCAGATTCGATCTCACGATGACCGCCGGGTATTCCAATACCAACCAGCGGCTCCCGCAGACGGACAACAACACCTACAGCTTCATCTACAGCGCCCTCAACAACCCGGGCTTCAATCACAGCGGCCTGGGTTACAACGAACTCGGCTCGCTCGGCGAGTTCCGCAACGGGTACGGCGGCTTCAGCCCGGCGCAGACGTTCCAGGTGTACCATGCCAACGGGACGCAGCGCTTCATCGGCTCGGCCGACGCGCAGTGGCGTCCGTTCTCCTGGATGACCAACCAGGGCACGGCCGGCATCGATCTGGCCAACAACGACGAGATCCAGATCTGCCGGTTCGGTGAGTGCCCCAACTCGGGTACGCAGCGCCAGGGCAGCGTCAGCCAGACCCAGACCAACTTCCGTAACGTCTCGGCCAAGCTGGTGAGCAACTCGCACTGGCAGGCGCGGTCCAACCTGATCGTGACCACCACGGTCGGCGCCGACTACACCAACGGCGAAACCGACGGCGTCTTCGGCAGCGGCACCAACCTTCCGCCGGGCGCGCAGACGGTTGGCGCGGCGGCCACCAAGAACGCCGGCAACACGTTGCAGACCGTGAACAAGACGCTCGGCGTGTACGTGCAGGAAGAGGCGGCGTTCCGCGATCGGATGTTCCTCACCGTCGCCGCCCGTACCGACCAGAACAGCTCGTTCGGCACGCAGTTCCAGCGCATCGTCTATCCCAAGGCGAGCCTCTCGTGGATCATCTCCGACGAGCGCTTCTTCCCCAAGTACTCGTGGCTCAACCAGTTCCGGCTGCGTAGTGCGTACGGCGCCTCGGGCGTGTCGCCCGGCGGCACGGTAGCCCTGCGCACCTACGCCGCGCAGACGGCCAACATCGCCGCCATCGCCGGCACCACCAATAGCGCCGACCTGCCGGGCCTCCTTGCGGCGGCCCTCGGCAACCCGAACCTCAAGCCGGAACGTTCGGCGGAATTCGAAGGTGGATTCGAGGCCACGGTGGTCGACAACCGCGCGCACCTGAGCTTCACCTACTACAACAAGCAGACGCACGACGCGCTGATCAGTCAGCAGCTCGCCGCGTCGTCCGGCGCCTCGTCGTTGTCGGTGCTCAAGAACCTGGCGTCGGTTGAGAACTCGGGCCTCGAGCTCGAGGTCGACGCGTCGCTCATCGACACGCGCGCGCTGGGCTGGGACGTGACCGTCTCCGCGTCGCACAACAGCAACAAGATCCTGTCGCTCGGCAAGGATCCCAGCGGCAAGCCCAACCTGACCATCGGCACCGGCGTGTATCGCGATTCGGTCGGACTGCCCGTGAACGCGGCGTTCTCGCGGCCGTACACCTTTGCCGACTCGAACCACGACGGCATCATCACGCCGAACGAGGTGACGGTCTCGGGGAAATACGTCTACGCCGGCTACACGGCGCCGCGTGACATCTTCTCGGTCACCAACGGCTTCGACCTGTTGAACCACAAGCTGCGCATCACGGTGCTGACCGACTACAAGGGTGGCAACATCCTGTACAACCAGTCGTACAGCTTCTATTCGCAGAACTTCTCCACCTGGTACTCGAACAACCTCAAGTCCACGTCGCTCAAGGATCAGGCGCGTGGCGTGGCCAACTCGAGCGCCAAGAACCCCACGCCGTCCAACTATGGGTTCCTGGAGAATGGCCAGTTCTGGAAGCTCCGCGAGGTCTCGGCGGCGCTGACGCTGCCGCAGGTGGTGGCCAACCGGATCCGGGCGCGCGACGCGCAGCTCGTGTTCTCGGCGCGCAATCTCCACACCTGGACTCCCTACACGGGCGTCGATCCCGAGTCGAACTATGCCACGGGCGACACCCAGACCGACTTTTCCACTCTCGCGCCGCCGACGTATTTCATCGTGCGCCTGAATCTCCACTACTAA
- the ffh gene encoding signal recognition particle protein, with the protein MFDELSAKLESAFSRLRGRGVLSDADIKEGLREIRRVLLEADVNFQLTREFLERVEKKAVGVSQLRTVSPAQQLVKIVHDELTTMLGERREGLKLSSVPPTVVMMVGLQGSGKTTTAAKLARKLKAEGRSARLVACDVYRPAAIDQLETLGRELDVPVYADRTTTDVVKIATAGLDQARRARDRVVLVDTAGRLQIDDDMMAELVRLKHAIHPDEILLVADGMTGQDAVRIAQGFDEKLGVTGVILTKMDGDARGGAALSIYGVTKKPIKYVGVGEKTDALEEFHPDRMAGRILQQGDIVTLVEKAQTAFDADEAKKLEKKVRKEGMDLTDFLAAMKQIEKLGPLEGVLKLLPGVNTKMLKQAKEADPRRMKHLEAIVLSMTLAERRDPGLMNGSRRARVAKGSGRSISEVNRLLDQFREMRKMMKKASAGGGFRPGMFGMR; encoded by the coding sequence ATGTTCGATGAGCTGAGTGCCAAGCTGGAATCCGCGTTCTCGCGCCTCCGTGGGCGCGGGGTGCTGTCCGACGCCGACATCAAAGAAGGGCTGCGTGAAATCCGGCGCGTCCTCCTCGAAGCCGACGTCAATTTCCAGCTCACGCGTGAGTTCCTCGAACGGGTAGAGAAAAAGGCCGTCGGCGTCAGCCAACTCCGCACCGTCTCGCCCGCCCAACAGCTCGTGAAGATCGTCCACGACGAACTCACGACCATGCTCGGCGAGCGCCGCGAAGGGCTCAAGCTCAGCTCCGTGCCGCCCACGGTCGTCATGATGGTGGGTTTGCAGGGATCCGGCAAGACGACCACCGCCGCCAAGTTGGCCCGCAAGCTCAAGGCCGAGGGACGCTCCGCTCGCCTCGTGGCCTGCGACGTCTACCGCCCCGCCGCCATCGACCAGCTCGAAACCCTCGGCCGCGAACTCGACGTCCCCGTCTACGCCGACCGCACCACCACCGACGTCGTCAAGATCGCCACCGCCGGCCTCGACCAGGCCCGCCGCGCCCGCGACCGCGTGGTGCTGGTGGATACCGCCGGCCGGCTGCAGATCGACGACGACATGATGGCCGAGCTCGTCCGCCTCAAGCACGCCATCCACCCCGACGAGATCCTGCTCGTCGCCGACGGCATGACCGGCCAGGACGCCGTGCGCATCGCCCAGGGCTTCGACGAGAAACTCGGCGTCACCGGCGTCATCCTCACCAAGATGGACGGCGACGCCCGCGGCGGCGCCGCCCTCTCCATCTACGGCGTCACCAAGAAGCCCATCAAGTACGTGGGCGTGGGCGAGAAGACCGACGCCCTGGAAGAGTTCCACCCCGACCGCATGGCCGGCCGCATCCTCCAGCAGGGCGACATCGTCACCCTGGTCGAGAAGGCGCAGACGGCGTTCGATGCCGACGAGGCCAAGAAGCTCGAGAAGAAGGTGCGCAAGGAAGGCATGGACCTCACCGACTTCCTCGCCGCCATGAAACAGATCGAGAAGCTCGGCCCCCTCGAGGGCGTCCTCAAGCTGCTGCCCGGCGTCAATACCAAGATGCTCAAGCAGGCCAAGGAGGCCGACCCCCGGCGGATGAAACACCTCGAGGCGATCGTCCTCTCCATGACCCTCGCCGAGCGCAGGGACCCGGGCCTCATGAACGGCTCGCGGCGCGCCCGCGTGGCCAAGGGCAGCGGGCGGTCCATCTCCGAGGTCAACCGCCTGCTCGACCAGTTCCGCGAAATGCGCAAGATGATGAAGAAGGCCTCGGCCGGCGGCGGGTTCCGCCCCGGCATGTTCGGCATGCGATAG